The following proteins are co-located in the Manihot esculenta cultivar AM560-2 chromosome 9, M.esculenta_v8, whole genome shotgun sequence genome:
- the LOC110623504 gene encoding pentatricopeptide repeat-containing protein At5g15010, mitochondrial isoform X1: MRSIRILTSNIKKFSGLAPTRLISSHQVLTHIAISTVETTVMGPFDSKFSVAFSSFSSSDLEIPTAPKISVRREECSSENDFSDSNEDDDDDNITQLNLGDASFVEDVKTIVNILNQLGDNRVEMKNKIEQCGVKVSQELVQEVLSRVRNDWEAAFTFFLWAGRQPGYVHSVREYNSMISILAKMRKFDTAWSLIDEMRGVKTGVSLVVPQTLLIMIRRYCAVHDVGRAINTFYAYKRFKFDVGIEEFQSLLSALCRYKNVQDAEHLMFSKKDVFPFNTKSFNIVLNGWSNVIGSPRQSDRIWREMCKRGIQYDAVSYASIISCYSKAGNLYKVLKLYNQMNEMRIEPDRKVYNAVIHALAKARHVKEAINLMKAMEDKGIAPNTVTYNSLIKPLCKARKIDEARGVFDEMLQRGHSPTIRTYHAFFRILRTGEEVFALLEKMRKMGCQPITDTYIMLIRKFCRWRQFDDVFKLWNEMSENGIGPDRSSYIVLIHGLFLNGKLEAAYKYYTDMKQTQLLPDPKIDEMLSTWLSNKQMAECQMTKSKGDQSNFSQ, translated from the coding sequence ATGCGGTCTATTAGAATTCTAACTTCGAACATAAAGAAATTTTCAGGTCTAGCCCCTACCCGTCTCATTTCATCACACCAAGTGCTAACCCACATTGCAATTTCAACCGTTGAAACCACTGTGATGGGGCCTTTCGATTCAAAATTTTCAGTGgctttctcttctttctcttcctcAGATCTTGAAATCCCAACTGCACCTAAAATTTCCGTTAGGCGAGAGGAATGTTCCAGTGAAAATGATTTTAGTGACTCTAACGAAGATGACGATGATGATAACATTACACAGTTGAATTTAGGAGATGCTAGTTTTGTTGAGGACGTGAAGACCATTGTGAATATATTGAATCAACTGGGTGATAATCGTGTGGAAATGAAGAACAAGATTGAGCAATGTGGCGTTAAGGTCTCACAGGAGTTGGTCCAGGAGGTACTGTCTAGAGTAAGAAATGACTGGGAGGCAGCATTTACTTTCTTTCTGTGGGCTGGAAGGCAGCCAGGCTATGTCCATTCTGTGCGTGAATATAATTCTATGATTTCTATTCTTGCTAAAATGAGAAAGTTCGATACAGCATGGTCATTGATCGATGAGATGAGAGGGGTTAAGACCGGTGTTTCTCTTGTTGTACCACAGACTTTGCTTATTATGATTAGAAGATATTGTGCAGTGCATGATGTTGGTCGGGCTATAAACACTTTTTATGCATATAAGCGGTTTAAATTTGATGTGGGGATTGAGGAGTTTCAAAGTCTTTTATCTGCTCTTTGTCGCTATAAGAATGTGCAGGATGCTGAACACTTGATGTTTTCAAAGAAAGATGTTTTCCCATTTAATACAAAGAGTTTTAATATTGTGCTTAATGGTTGGTCTAATGTGATTGGTAGTCCTCGTCAATCAGACAGAATATGGAGGGAAATGTGCAAGAGGGGTATTCAATATGATGCTGTGTCATATGCTAGTATCATATCTTGCTACTCAAAGGCAGGTAATCTTTATAAGGTGCTCAAGCTGTACAACCAGATGAATGAAATGAGGATTGAACCAGATAGGAAGGTCTACAATGCTGTCATTCATGCTCTCGCAAAAGCTAGACATGTGAAGGAAGCTATCAATCTCATGAAAGCAATGGAAGATAAAGGTATTGCTCCTAATACTGTCACTTACAATTCACTGATCAAACCTTTATGCAAGGCAAGAAAAATAGATGAGGCCAGAGGGGTCTTTGATGAGATGTTACAGCGTGGTCACTCTCCGACTATACGAACTTACCATGCATTCTTCCGTATTCTAAGAACAGGGGAAGAAGTTTTTGCACTATTGGAGAAGATGAGAAAGATGGGGTGCCAGCCAATTACTGATACTTATATCATGTTGATTAGAAAATTTTGTCGATGGCGGCAGTTTGATGATGTGTTTAAGTTGTGGAATGAAATGAGTGAGAACGGGATAGGTCCTGATCGTAGCTCATATATTGTGCTCATACATGGGCTCTTCTTAAATGGAAAGTTGGAGGCAGCCTACAAATATTACACAGATATGAAGCAAACACAATTATTGCCAGACCCAAAGATAGATGAGATGCTGAGTACTTGGTTATCAAATAAGCAAATGGCTGAATGTCAGATGACAAAATCAAAAGGTGATCAGTCGAATTTTAGTCAATAA
- the LOC110623504 gene encoding pentatricopeptide repeat-containing protein At5g15010, mitochondrial isoform X2: MRVTAWFLTNGDLEIPTAPKISVRREECSSENDFSDSNEDDDDDNITQLNLGDASFVEDVKTIVNILNQLGDNRVEMKNKIEQCGVKVSQELVQEVLSRVRNDWEAAFTFFLWAGRQPGYVHSVREYNSMISILAKMRKFDTAWSLIDEMRGVKTGVSLVVPQTLLIMIRRYCAVHDVGRAINTFYAYKRFKFDVGIEEFQSLLSALCRYKNVQDAEHLMFSKKDVFPFNTKSFNIVLNGWSNVIGSPRQSDRIWREMCKRGIQYDAVSYASIISCYSKAGNLYKVLKLYNQMNEMRIEPDRKVYNAVIHALAKARHVKEAINLMKAMEDKGIAPNTVTYNSLIKPLCKARKIDEARGVFDEMLQRGHSPTIRTYHAFFRILRTGEEVFALLEKMRKMGCQPITDTYIMLIRKFCRWRQFDDVFKLWNEMSENGIGPDRSSYIVLIHGLFLNGKLEAAYKYYTDMKQTQLLPDPKIDEMLSTWLSNKQMAECQMTKSKGDQSNFSQ; encoded by the exons ATGAGGGTAACTGCGTGGTTCTTAACAAATGGAG ATCTTGAAATCCCAACTGCACCTAAAATTTCCGTTAGGCGAGAGGAATGTTCCAGTGAAAATGATTTTAGTGACTCTAACGAAGATGACGATGATGATAACATTACACAGTTGAATTTAGGAGATGCTAGTTTTGTTGAGGACGTGAAGACCATTGTGAATATATTGAATCAACTGGGTGATAATCGTGTGGAAATGAAGAACAAGATTGAGCAATGTGGCGTTAAGGTCTCACAGGAGTTGGTCCAGGAGGTACTGTCTAGAGTAAGAAATGACTGGGAGGCAGCATTTACTTTCTTTCTGTGGGCTGGAAGGCAGCCAGGCTATGTCCATTCTGTGCGTGAATATAATTCTATGATTTCTATTCTTGCTAAAATGAGAAAGTTCGATACAGCATGGTCATTGATCGATGAGATGAGAGGGGTTAAGACCGGTGTTTCTCTTGTTGTACCACAGACTTTGCTTATTATGATTAGAAGATATTGTGCAGTGCATGATGTTGGTCGGGCTATAAACACTTTTTATGCATATAAGCGGTTTAAATTTGATGTGGGGATTGAGGAGTTTCAAAGTCTTTTATCTGCTCTTTGTCGCTATAAGAATGTGCAGGATGCTGAACACTTGATGTTTTCAAAGAAAGATGTTTTCCCATTTAATACAAAGAGTTTTAATATTGTGCTTAATGGTTGGTCTAATGTGATTGGTAGTCCTCGTCAATCAGACAGAATATGGAGGGAAATGTGCAAGAGGGGTATTCAATATGATGCTGTGTCATATGCTAGTATCATATCTTGCTACTCAAAGGCAGGTAATCTTTATAAGGTGCTCAAGCTGTACAACCAGATGAATGAAATGAGGATTGAACCAGATAGGAAGGTCTACAATGCTGTCATTCATGCTCTCGCAAAAGCTAGACATGTGAAGGAAGCTATCAATCTCATGAAAGCAATGGAAGATAAAGGTATTGCTCCTAATACTGTCACTTACAATTCACTGATCAAACCTTTATGCAAGGCAAGAAAAATAGATGAGGCCAGAGGGGTCTTTGATGAGATGTTACAGCGTGGTCACTCTCCGACTATACGAACTTACCATGCATTCTTCCGTATTCTAAGAACAGGGGAAGAAGTTTTTGCACTATTGGAGAAGATGAGAAAGATGGGGTGCCAGCCAATTACTGATACTTATATCATGTTGATTAGAAAATTTTGTCGATGGCGGCAGTTTGATGATGTGTTTAAGTTGTGGAATGAAATGAGTGAGAACGGGATAGGTCCTGATCGTAGCTCATATATTGTGCTCATACATGGGCTCTTCTTAAATGGAAAGTTGGAGGCAGCCTACAAATATTACACAGATATGAAGCAAACACAATTATTGCCAGACCCAAAGATAGATGAGATGCTGAGTACTTGGTTATCAAATAAGCAAATGGCTGAATGTCAGATGACAAAATCAAAAGGTGATCAGTCGAATTTTAGTCAATAA